The genomic stretch GTGTCACAAATCGTAATAAATGATAGACTGAAGTGAACTCCTCAAGAAAAAGCCGTCAACTGTTATAAACAACACGCGCAACAATTGAAGATCGGGCTCGAGTGCGCAGCAGCGCCACGCGTAGGGTGAGCAAATAACTTGCAGCGCCGCGAACTTTGAACCGAATTCTCGCCACTGTGTGAATATTTGCTGTTGATATATCTTCCGAACCACTGCACCGCTCACTATGAAGATTTTAGACAACCTTTCGCATTGAAGAAGGCACGCTGTGTGTAAATTATAGCCCATTCGATTGGGGCACTTTTCAGTTTCGAATAATTTGCGCACATTTTGTATCAAAGCTATACTGAAGCGTGGTatgaaaaatccgaaaaaatacTCTGGAGAAGTTCACAAGCGAATCTAAAACTTTTGCGAAGGAAGTTTTTTCATATGTCGTCCAGGTTTTAAGCTATGTAGGcgcgaaaaatcaaaacattgctgaaatcaatttattggATGAGTTGTGAAGAAATCATCTgtcgaaaaaatctgaaaaaattcaaagttcatCATTTCAATACGTACTTTGACTGTGAAAGAGCAATCAGATTAAAATCCGTCAGGGAAACCGACCATTGGGTTCAACGTGGAATACcccattttcatatttattattggcGAAATTTTACTGATCACAGAAGTTTCTTACAAAGGTCCAGTTTTCACGTATGCAAAATCTGTATGATTGCTCTGCAAGAGACCCTGGATTTGGAATGAGAATAGCGATTCAGTAAGGAAGCGGATCTCAGTTTGCGCCTCGGTCGCGATGGCTCTGTAATTTTCCCCttcgcacacacacacacacacacatacacactgACATATCTGCCTCCGTCGGCTTGTCGGTTGCAGGGCGCGGGCCGATCGACGCCTAACAACGAATCGATAAGCGGCCTTCCCGCCCCCCGCCGCCGTTCTTGTACACAACTACGCTGCCTATGACTTCGCCGCCTCGACGAAGATCCGGAGCCGTGCAGGATGAGATACGACGACGTCGGTGTCGCGCTATTTAGACGAGTCGACTCGTCGACGGAAGGCAAACGCCTGAATACCCGCTGCACCGTCGTCGACGTATATCTCGACGTTTGTACAGCGGTGATGGCGAGTCGGCCAGAATCAGCAACGGGGGAATTTTCGGTACCTTCAACCTGCGGGCGAACAGCTGCGTACAAAATAACGACGACGCTTGGTTTTCGTTTGTTTAAACCGCAGATTTTTACAGGTGTGCCTCTTACGCGTTCGTTGGATACCGCATCGCATCGTCACGTCATCGATCAAGTATAGTTTCAGACGTATAAGACGAGCCCCGCCCAATCATCGACGTTTTTAAAATGCGATACTTGCGTGACTGTCGCGCAGGCGAGGTgtaatatctaattttttgcgaaaataaGCAGGGATTTTCGAAATGGTATTCATAGGTAGGGACGCGAGTGGAATCCTTCGAATTACGAATCTTAGTTCGTTGAAGAAACGGTCTTTTTATCATAACGGATGTTGTTTTTATCATAAAGGTTGTCGCGTGTATCTCAATAGTTAATAATTAGACATGAAACCCGACGCAGAGtacgaattttatttaaacaaatccCAAGGTCgtcgattttctttcttttgccTTTTTTTATAACGTGAGTTTAAAGTCGGcgaaaaacatttattttatacaattcaatttcaaagatCTAAACTAGGAAAATGTAGATGTTGATTTTTACGACTTTAAAGTGGATTCCGTATCCACAAATATGTGAGAATATCCAGAATCATTTCTTACGATTGGAAGATGTTGTTTTTATCAGTATGGATAGGATGTTCACAATTTGAGTAAAATACCATGTACATTTGAAAATAAGGTTGAGGTAGATATTGTTATTTCGAAATAATGCAAGTTTTCATTTGTATGATCTTGAGTTTTTTGTATGATTCACGatttgagggaaaaaaatcgttataaatTGCGAAATTGTATTCGGTTTGCGAAcgtgatttgaaaattcctGCGATATCCCGATGAACAATTCTTCGTGTGGAATCGCCTCCCAGACCTTCAATTATAATCCTCTATTCTCTTCTATCCCTTCTCTCTCACActgcctctctctctctctctctctctctctctctctctctctctctctctctctctctctctctctctctctctctctctctctctctctctctctctctctctctctctctctctctctctctctctctctcgtcgcAAGCTGTGGAACTCGCTTCCACTTAACGTGAGGAATTTGCGAACAATGCAGCTGGGCTTAAGAAGGCCGCCGTGCACGGCTTCTTCTTTAGTTCCTGCGGTATAAGAACGAACTGCCCGTAGCCTGTCGTCGTTGCctctgttttttttaaacttgactTTTTATCTTAATTTCAGTTCGACTCCCAGGTGAATATTGTAACCCAAGCACCGTCATCTTACCGTAGCAATTATTAAATCTATGTAGATAATTGGGCTCAAGTTGTTACGTTACTGCTTGCGGTATCAAGTTACCGTTATAAATAATCTTCGGCTGGATCCATTCTTCGTTTTGCTACAATATCTGTAATAAACGCGAGACTCAGTCTCGGGATTTTGAACAAACCGTACACGTGTAGCCCACGAGGCTGAAGCTAGGAACCAGAATTAGACGTCAAAGGTTCTAATGGTCATTCGAACAAGGCAGTAAATTCCGGAAATCAAAAGTTTGTGAAACACCTTGAACCCTCAATACTTGTATAGAAATATGAAGATAAAAGTGAATTgcatttttccaatttcaaaaagttttaagggtttggctgctagcttcagcttGATATGTAGATTCTATTCGcatccgttttttttttttcgtgctGCAAAATTTATTAGGTTCCGAATATTTTGATCCCCCGCAGCGGTACGTGATTTGACAAAgagaaattgcgaaaatttatgtGAAAACGGCAGTTGTGATCAATCGTATCTGCGGAATCATTTACTTggaaattaaatgaatgatTTCGATTTATTATCATTGATTCTAACTGATTTCCAACGACTTTTAAGTATCCTGAAAGATTTTCAGTTATTTTCAAGAATGGCCAGAATTATTGGAAATCAACGAAATCACATGataaaatgggaaaaaattaaattttaacgagttcTAACCATTCCGAATTTTCCGCAAGACTTACATGAAGTTCCAACGTTTGTTTAACGATTTCCTGACGGCCGTCACGTTATTTCAAGTGACTCGCAAGGATTTCCAATGATTTCAGTCACCCATCTCGATTTATTCCCGGTaacttgaaaagtttttcagtaattcaaaatcacctgattcgaatttcgatttCCAACAGTTAAACGTCTGATTTCCTCGACTAGACGTAGCTGCGAACTCTGCGTTTCCCCCTCCGGAAACTGGTTCCGCATTTGGAGTTTCACGGCGTCTGCGGCCACCCGGTACGACGTCGAGGCGTTCGGGGACACCTCCGTGGAAAGGCCGACACTTCCCCCCTTACCTTTCTGCCCGTCGCGACGCCCCCGTTTCACTTGCCAGCGCGGTGCGCAGCTTTGACGGCCCGTTTGCCGACGAGAGGTCGCGGCCACTAAGCCTCGCGTATACCGGGTGTCGCCGTATGGTTTTCATCGAGCAATGCATCCAGGATATTGTGCTTAACAATCTCCATATCgtataattgttaatttttatttgcagtGAAAACGGGACGAGTCGGGAGGCTGTAGACTTTAtactgaatttcaatttctcacGTTAATAAGTAGGTACCTAAGTTtggtaaagttttttttttcaactcttctTGTTCTGCAAACTGTTCATGTAGATAGGGGAAAAAACAGGATTTGGCCAATTATCGAGGTGACGTAGTCACGAGGATTTATTCACACGGTATTGACGGGGTTTGTTTGTATTACAGACAACCGGAACGTGTTGTTAATCGAATTCAAATTGTTAGGATCTCGATTCGCAGCGTTAATTTTGGAGGAaacatttatttgaaattaattaattaattactatGTCCTGAATAAAATTCAGTCTCATACCAGATCTttaaaagtttaattttatcgatttgTTTCCGCTTTTCCTGCAGCGGTATTGATCGACTTTCCCTTTCTTGTATCACCGTTGCTTATGCCGCTGTATGAGTATTTGGCGTTGTATTCTGCTTTTTAGAATCTTGTTATCAGGACTGTGTTATAATTGTTAGGTTGGAATTCCCATTACTCATGAATGAAATCGACGGAAACGATGCTTCTGTATAAGAAAAACTTGTTCGCAGGGGAAATTCGTTGGTCAGAAAAAGTCAAGGAAATATGTTCGTTTCGAAAATCAGGGAATAACGCATACCTTGtatagatatttattttcaaacttcacgAATGTATAATGTCAGAAAAGATCGAtcgaatattatattattatatttaatgcGGAGACGGCAGAGAATCACAACCGAGTAAATTTAACATTCTTTGAATGTCCAGTGCTTGCAAATCGTCTTCCTGTTTTCTGTGAATTGAGTTTTTGCATGACGAACGATTTGCTAAATCTGTCAAATTCAATTGCTTGTAagatttattataattattagttTTGACGAAATTGAGCGAATGAGATCTGATTATTTTGTACAGTTTCTCTGTTTTATACACttataaaaattgcatttatTTTCCATGCAAAACTCTGTCATCGACAAAATCAGGAAAGAATATTTTTGCCACGGAGAAGGTGAGATAAAAAAACACAAGGAATACTCGGATCGTATGGAAGTTTGCCGGTTATTTCCACAGGCCTCTTTTCACGGGTCCGTTGTATCCAGAATCTGTCGACCCACGTAACGCGAAACTGCGCGTCTTCCATCTACACCAAGAAAGGAATCACGTGGCACGTATTCTCCGCGGAACGTGTCTCAGCCAGTGACGCAAGAATACTCTAATAGGTATTCCCATAGCGTCGACGGGCCCGCCTGTGAACATCGCATATTGTTCGGGTGACCCGGTAGCGAGACGTGTGAGGCTGAAATTAGTGACGtcaacgtaacgaaacgttaAAAAGAGGCAGCAATGTTTTGCAcacaaattaaaaacaatttaaaagtTGTTTAATTTGCAAACTACGAGTTTGTCGGTGCTGCGCGTAACACAGAGTCTACCGCAATTTCAGACAATCATTTAACGAGATTGTCAGAATCTTGCAGCCACCCGggtactatttttttcttacaacgaATAGGCCTGGGCCACGTGACGCGACGCCGTCGCAGGTTCCTTAAATCCTGAAACCGCGTCGCGTGACGTCGAGAGACGTCGACGGGATGATAAACACACGCCGACGCGTCCAAGCGTGAAAAATCGCGGGCAACCGATAGAGCCGGGAATCCGTCGCGACGTCGGCGTCCCCGGAATACCAGCGGCTGTGGTATAATACGTATCTCGATTCGATCTCTCGAACAGCCGGCGCGGCACGCGATGTTAAGCCGAGCGTCATCGTGTGGGTGTAAAGAGGTGCGACGTACTCGAGGACTGatcgatgataattttttctcctttttcccCTCCCTATTTTTTCGCGGACGCGTAGCGAAATTGTCCCGTGACTCGCGACGTCGTTGTTGGCTTCGTTGCGCAATTCACGCCGCCGCGCCGCCGCCTCCGATCCTCGAGTTTGCAGCCTTTTAGCCTTCGCGCACGGTCACTGATCGTTGCGTAACGCTAGACGCGAGTCGAGCCGCGACTCGTCCTATGTACATACTTATACATCCGCAGAATGCCGCTTTGGCACACCACGGCAGAAAAGCACCGACCGCGATCTACGCTCCAGACGGAGCGCGGCTTTGTCGGCTGGTCTGACCACAACTCCCCTTCACCCCATCCCACATCGCTCTCTAACCGAATCGCGGTCTCCACGAGTTAAAGTTCCACCCTTCAACAGGTGTTTTACtgaaatacaatatatacGCGCAGGCGCAATTGAACAACTACCGAGTCGAGTTTGCGAAGTTGTTTCCAACAATTTACCTACCTCTCTTGATTTCCTACTCGCACCTTGCATCGATACGGTACCTCTATGCGGTGTACTGCTGCACCCTGTACTCGTTATATCGTCCGTGTTGCATGTATGCGCACTGTGTACAGGCACCAAAGGATATGCGAGCATCTATGTAAACGGCTTGGCTGAAGGGCCCTTGCTGTTATTTTACAGGCGTGTAATATGACGTGGATAATTGCTGTGAAGAGATTGAGACTGTTCCAGATGTAGACGTACATGCGCGTTTCCTTGTGTAAATTCGTAACCGGTTAGGTGTTTGGATAATTGTATTATGGTTTACGGTCGCATCATTGCGGAACCTTAACTGCACGTcgtgaattttgtttttcgcgGTTTTAGGTACAAAGAATGGGATATATCATGGAGTTTGCTAGAACCTACGGAGAAACACTGTAATCTGCACTGCGATACGTCACGCGAAGACAAAGGAAAGAGAAATCTTGAAAACTTTCCAAagatccaaaaatttttattattcggGATTCACGTACGATATTTGTAACAAACATGGAACAGTCGGGAGAAAAACAGCATTTCAGTTATGGAAAAGCTGATCAAACATAGAAAATTCtttcgatttgatttttttaactaatAATGCACTGCAGTTTGGTACGATGTTCATCACTGTAGTTTCATTTCGACACCAAAAACACTAAAGTTATTTGTGTATCGAGTTTTGGTCAGACCGTGCAGAGGATTTTTCGTTCAGAGCTCCGTTCGTGTTATTAAACTGGACTACGTATTGTGTTGAATACTTTTCctttaaaactattttttagAATCGATTCATGTCAAGCTGGTATTAtggaaaaacaatttgttCTCCGAGCTGATATTCACAAAACGGAGACGGCTAGAAATTTATCTTCGTGAACTCTCCTTTAAGTTTTACGTCAGTAATTACTTCCGCCTAAAATTTACTGACAAGTTGGCTCCTCATAATCAAGTATGAGATTAATTATGTTTTTAAAGCGATGGTCATGATAatcaaaagagaaaaagttttaGCTCTTTGTGCCCTTTCGTTCCAAATTGAACCCGTAAAGTTCGAAGTGTGTACGAAGACACCCGTTTATTATGAAATTGACCCAATTTGACGTatgggaaaaaattgagattAACAATTTTGTACCATTTGTGAGTCTTCAAAATGTGTGCAGACTTATCTAAAAGACTAATTATATAAACGGCTGTTTATTTCCTTAATCGTAAAATATGAGGTGAAACTTTGTCAATTGTGAACTTGCAAAGTGGCATATTGCATATTGTTGCGAATTACGTATTACGTATCGTATAAAATAGAAACAAGTACAAAAGCCTGTTTGCGCTTACAAATCGGGCCAACGGTGTGGAAAATTTACATCTCCGCATCCCTTTTGTGCGAAGGGTCAGAACGAGAGGGATTGATAGAGAGGGAAAACGGATTTTCATTAATTCGAATGGATTTTGTTAAGCTGTTGTTATCTCGAACGTCATTGCCAGTCGAGTGCTTGAAGTACAGTCGGCTATTTTTAAACCATTTACGTCACACTATTGTTCGCTCGTGCGTTTTCATTTCTCAACCAATCGTATTCATCGTCGGTTGGACAAGGTCGGACATGAAGGATGTCACCTGCAGCAGGGCCGTGAGCTATGCGgttgaaattataaacttttttaatCGCACTTATTCGAGCTCCTTTCGAGTTCCCGTATCGTACTAATGAAGAATCACGTCACGTCTCAACCGTCAGCCTGACCACTCGAACTCTTACGAGCGTCTGTTTTgacgttgcaaaaaaaaaaaaaaaaaaaaaattctacacaTGGTGACAAACATTCTGTctgcaataataattgaagCTTTTTCGCCCCCCGAACGGGGTTCGGAAGATTCCTGTATTACTGACGTATCGGCTTTTCTCGGGAAGTTTCAACCACCCGAAATCAGCTCCATTGCTCAACGGGTGTTGACGTTGCTGACGGTACGCGACGGTCTGTCGGTAAAGCAGGAAACCCAACCCCTAGTTTAGTACCCGAGCTTAACGTCGCCGGCGCTTTTGTACCGCGAGCTTCTCTACGGAGCGCGGCTTCGCGTTTTGATTCGCGACGTAGCCGCTTGATGTCGGTACGGTATCGTTGCGGTATCGCCGATCACGGTACTTACATTATATGATATGTATTACCATTCAAATATCCCGCGAAAAACAGCCcgggaattgaaattttcggtTCGTGTCCTCGTAACTTTCCTAGCGTTGCTCTCTCGGTGGAAATATTCttatcaattttacaactgtacattttggtgaaaaataagatGATACGAACTTGTTTAACgatgtattattttctttgaTTCGCAGGCCTTGAATGGGGCTGAAGGTACGGTACCGCCTGGACGAGTTTACAAGAAGGTAGCGATCGTCGAGAATTTCTTCGACATCATTCACGCAGTGCACGTCGACCTGGAGGGTCGCCCTGGAAAACATGCTGGCCAAAAGCGCACGTACCGGACGGTGAGTCCTTTTCCCTCGTTACAGACACATTCGACCGTCGCTTGCGCGTAGGCTGCTGGATCTTTATACCTATTCTAGGACGTGGAAGCGCTATACGTTGTAAAACTTGCGTAGGTCGCAACAGTCCGTACGGTAACTCAATCAATGGAATGAATTTACCAGTATACGCGTACCTTATACTTAACCAGCTCATACATCGTGATTATGCGAGTATTGTATAGCGGCTTGGAAATGATTTTCTCGCCATTTTGAAGCTTGCGGTTTGCTTCATTTGTAGGATCGAACGTTCCTAAGACCGAGTTAACAAAAGGCTTCCATATTATACCGAGACTTGTTATTGCCTGAAAGATTCATATCGACTGTCGAAAAAAGAAGAGTTGTACGTTGTAATTTACGGGGAATCCAGCAACAATTTCGTTCAATGCTATACTGTTTCAAATCactcttttctttcttacaaTTCAACATTTCATCCTTGAGTTAAAAATTCGTGAAACTTGGTCTGTTATTAGTTGCAcgattcggaattttttttacgttgtaCAAGGATGAAAAGCATACCTTGGAATTTTGATGGGTGCATATTCTCGGTAGCAGGCAGGACGCTTAGAACGATTATCGGCTAGACGgagtttcaaataattgatacGTGCCGAGTAGGCCAACAGATGTATCTTGCTCTAAATTTTTCTGCATTCGaattgtttcaacatttttttccatgcaCGGTATGTCGGGTATTTCCGCGAGTATGGTTCCTTTCTTTCTACAAAGATATTCCATTTGACGTTAACAGATTTCGCGGCAAAAGTTTCATTCTCTTTGTTATCTCGGTGCTAGGAAATACGAAGTGAAGTTTGTATCATGAAGTtaactaaatatttttatttcatcactATTCTACAACTTCTGAATTGTAAAGCGTCCAATAAATCAAAGCTCACTTATCCTACACACTCGCAGCCCGCGAGAACTAATTCAAAAGTCGTAAAAGAGTGACTGGGTTTTCACTGTTTCACTACGCTATAACGTTATGAACTTCAGCGTCGTAACAAAACAAGATATTCTATACGTAGGATGAGAAAATGCAGAGACTTTTCTAACTTGTTTTACAGAAGTAAAACAAATAGTTAGGCCTTAGAGTCTTCGGTGAGGTATATTTAGCCACTTTCAAGGGAGAGATTCTAGTAGGTTTATTCCTGGGAACAGTTTTCGTCTAATTTGATCGCACGCGTTTCAACTATTTGCCAATTCACGTATCAGTAgctttaaaattatttccatacAAGTTTTTATTTGAAGTGAAAGCTGTATGAGACTCCTGACCTATCCTAACGGAAGCAGGGTCGAGACTATTACTGAAAAAGTAAGCATTACACTCATCAAAAACTCACCAGAAGTTTCCCCACAAGCAAACTCCCGAATCATCgctaatatataatatacttcGGAGAAGTTTACACGTATCTAAGTATATTCATGCCGCAGTCGCAGACGTTCCGCAGATATTTACAGACTCCCGAAGGAGAACTTGCGAGAGACGGTGAATCGGTGTATCAAGCCATTCATGCATTGAACACCGAGCAGTCCTTGAAGCGTCGATATACGTCGAGCGACGGTGCATTTCTCATTTTACGGAAGTTGTACGTAGGTACGTTCGTGTAAAGCGTATTCGAGCAACGGTAGATTCACGCAAACATTCTCGTCTCTCTCCTTTCCACCAATCGCAGCATCCGTCCGTCTCTCTCAAGCGGTCGTTTTCCTTTCCCTCTCTATATCGCGCCCTCTAATGTGGGCGATGTGTCTGTCTCTTTCTTTATCCtcctcctctccctctctatctccctccctcccgtcctctctctctctctctttctcttgcTCGCGGGCCGCGATCTGCTTGTGATTCAAAACCTGAGGACACTTGTTGCATTGCGCCCGCTTACACGCTCGCACACTTGAACGACGAAGCTGTGAAACTATTTTGCTTCGAgattctctctctttctatcctTTCCTCCTCGTCGCCCCCGCAGGAGACTTCTCAATCCCCGTAACGTACACTCGATTATTCTCGATTTCCGATCTTCAATCCCTCCGGAGACAAGCCGGCTGCGTAAACTTGGACGTTGAACTTGCAGCCGCGTTATCTGTCTTGTACCGCTCGAATGGAGTTGTCGTCAAACGTGATTCGGAGGTGCCATTGCCGTACGAGCATTACGCTATTCAGGTACGGAACAAGTTCTCCAAGTTATCGATACGCTAACTTTTTACTCGTTGGAACCAACTCTCACGTTCAACTACACGTACGCACACTTTGAATCTGTCGGTACGAACCGGTTACCAATTATATGCATATTCGCTGACTGTAGTAACTTGTACCGACGATTGGTCCAGGAAATAACGACACTCGTGACTCTCAAATCGAACACAATTTACCCACATGTAATTATGTAACATTCTTTCTCGTCGTATGACTTGGTTTTTACGGTATTATTAGTATTCTTTGGTTTTTTGAACATTCTGCGTCATCCAGTGACGGAAATAGGTTTGTTTGATTCGAAATTGATGGAGAACGCTGAGGTTGAGGATCGGCCGAAATTTCATGATCTTCTCAGATTTTCTAAACCTCTTAATTTTGTGCTAAAAGGTGTAACGAAGGTCgtgacgtgaaaaaatttcttaattaACAGAAGAGAGCTCTTTCTTGTTTGCAAGTGTGTACGATGTCGATAAAATTGGATCAGAAAATTCTGTGCTTTTGGATATAGAAGAGGTATTTTAGACGGTTGCAAGGAAACTATGCATAAAGAATCGTATAGAAATAATCAATTGAGCTTAAAGTTACTCGATTCTCACGTCGTAAAACTCGTAATTGCATATGGTCAAAATTggagaatttgaattttgaaaattcagtatatCGCGACAAACgatcaaagaaaaaatccACACCAATTTCGTAGGTTCGAAAACTGATGGAAATCTTTTTGCATACGCCGTTTACAGCGCAGCGACTTTGAACATAGCAGAAGTGTTACGACAACCATCCTAAAAGTACCATGAAATTCGGAggaaaagttgaatttatCAGTGGGAGAACCGCCGCGCTGCCAAGTTGGAAGAATTCAGAGCTCGGATATTTCACTGTAACATTGCTCTTCGCGAGTCGTAAAATTCTCCCCTGCGGAATGTGCAGAGCTTCCGTACGCACGGTATAAGGTTACGACGTAGATCGAATGTAGACTCCGTTACACCGGGATTCGATTCCTGAATGGTATCTCATTCCGGGGAGCTTGGCTGAGCGACCGGCAGGTTGTAGGTACGTACGTCCGTCTCGGTCTCCCGGAGGAAACTCCTAACCGAATCTATTGTCGCGAGTTTTACCGCGGCAAGAGAAGACACGGTAAACACATTTCAGAAATGCGCGAGTATTGCGAATACAGCGAGAGGCGTACACCGTCGGTTTCCAGGGCTCCAAGGGTCTTCGGTCTTATCTTTTCTCGTCCTCTGATCAAGTTATGCGGGAGCTCTCACGTACccctgaaaaaaatgtttcctaCCAAACGGTAAAGAACGCTGCAGCCTACGGGGAAAATAACTGCGAGGTGGAGAGAGACATcaaagtgattttttccccGTGGTTTCGTAACACGCGTGTATAATAACGGGGGCGGGTTTTCATGCGGTTAAGAAATTTCAAGAACGTGACGGATCAAAGATGCTGCAGCGTCTTTCTCACGACGCTGTATGCACGGTAGCAGGTCACTTTTTCGCGGAAACATCTCATAtacgcatttttttatttatttctttcacgATCACTTACATGATCAAAATACTCGAATCAGCGGATGAGCGGTCGGAATGGTTAAAAGGCTGTCGATTcgagtggtttttttttcgcggaTCGAAGGCCGGACAACCGTGGCTATCCTCCGCGTCATCTCGTCTTTATCTAGCATTAAGGTCGCGGTCGATCGCCGCTGAGCGAATACGAAGGACTGTTTACGAGGGTCGCCCCCGTTCTCTTCTTGTTTCAGATCACCGAAACTTACGCGTTTCTGCCCCGCGAAGCTGTGACCAGATTTCTCCTCGGATGTACGGAGTGCCAACGACGCCCCAGGACGCCGAGCCCGACAAATCTCTCCGCCCAGTCGCAGACGACGCCCTTGGCGACGTCCGCGACGCCACCGAGTCCGACGCCCGCCACCGCCCTATCAGCGTCTCCGGTCCAGACGAGCCAAAGACCCAGGGAAGCGAGCCACGCCCCGGAAGGGAAAAGTCTATTCAATTACAGGCACCCGAAGCACCCGAAGGACAAGCCGGAGCAGGATACGAGCGCTGCTGGGAGGACCGGCGTCAAGGACAAGGAGGAGAAGTACAATCCGCTGAGTATCTCGAACCTCCTCAAGAAGGATCCTCCGGTCGTCGGGTTCCCCACCGCTACCACGATCACGACCACGACCACGTCGACGGAGAGCCTCGCCGAGTCCCGGCGAACCCCGGAGTCCGACAGAGCGAGTTCCCGGAGCTCGGCGTCCTCGAAGAGGCGGCGGATGCTTCCGGAGGGTCGGACGCCGTCCCCGCCGCCCTCGGCGCCCTTGGCGCGACCTTGGAGTCCTAGTATCGACCCGAAGGACACCCCCATCGACTACAGCCTGCCCATCACCACCACCTACTTGAAGCACCAGCAGAGGCTACTCGCCGAGAAGACCAAGCTCGCCTCGAAGACGGTCGAAGGACCGGCCGAGGACGACGCTCAGGTAGCGAATAACGTCGACACCGAAGCGCTGGAGAGGGAGAGGTTCTCCCCGGCTGCCGGGCTCATCGACACCAACCTCAACCTCCTCGCCACCATTCAACATCTTCACTGCCAGGTGATGCTTGCTCTTACCGAGAGGCTCAGACCCGCCGTTGTCCCTTCCTCCCTCGCCCTGCCGCAGGCATCCTCGATACTCGCATCCTCGATGCTGCATCCCGGGATCTCGATTCCTT from Neodiprion virginianus isolate iyNeoVirg1 chromosome 3, iyNeoVirg1.1, whole genome shotgun sequence encodes the following:
- the LOC124300457 gene encoding uncharacterized protein LOC124300457 isoform X2 → MASVMMGLRRRVPVNNGCSTTNGGISSASTSSNKRSRTENNNSPSHGNLNSLTGGQGEPPAKKSRSTGSGSTRNSAPGASEALGTKSRGGSGRGGSVSKSEGPSKAAGQSGPANWPVPRSSFSSVAALPLATGQPTMSGGGNSSSSSLGAGSAIPYMTPSVTPSVATFVGNATNLNKNTAVSYLDISNMTSAGGGSIGSTANAAFASPNNAHSPAKNASGIFRVGIGKEGPAKKFQNDTMFNAYQPWVIKTYGDLAKTKTITIKKYARILRTLRGEEANSAENSKFRFWVKSKGFHIGQPDGYDAKPADRIVGRHAVTSPGLDPPLYVPTQPPHNKALNGAEGTVPPGRVYKKVAIVENFFDIIHAVHVDLEGRPGKHAGQKRTYRTITETYAFLPREAVTRFLLGCTECQRRPRTPSPTNLSAQSQTTPLATSATPPSPTPATALSASPVQTSQRPREASHAPEGKSLFNYRHPKHPKDKPEQDTSAAGRTGVKDKEEKYNPLSISNLLKKDPPVVGFPTATTITTTTTSTESLAESRRTPESDRASSRSSASSKRRRMLPEGRTPSPPPSAPLARPWSPSIDPKDTPIDYSLPITTTYLKHQQRLLAEKTKLASKTVEGPAEDDAQVANNVDTEALERERFSPAAGLIDTNLNLLATIQHLHCQVMLALTERLRPAVVPSSLALPQASSILASSMLHPGISIPSIINQNHS